The following coding sequences lie in one Saccopteryx bilineata isolate mSacBil1 chromosome 5, mSacBil1_pri_phased_curated, whole genome shotgun sequence genomic window:
- the SPINK2 gene encoding serine protease inhibitor Kazal-type 2, with the protein MALVGMSLVLLLLARNLSASVYNQFDQLEEFRSPDCDQYKLPGCPRDFNPVCGSDMSTYANECTLCMKIREDGDDIKIIRSGPC; encoded by the exons ATGGCGCTCGTGGGGATGAGCTTGGTGCTGTTGCTCTTGGCAAGGAACTTGTCAG CCTCTGTGTACAATCAATTTGATCAGCTTGAAGAATTTAGATCA CCAGACTGTGATCAATATAAATTACCAGGATGTCCCAGAGACTTTAACCCTGTATGTGGAAGTGACATGTCCACTTATGCCAATGAGTGTACTCTGTGCATGAAAATCAG GGAAGACGGTGATGATATTAAAATAATCCGAAGTGGACCGTGCTGA